A window of Campylobacter concisus contains these coding sequences:
- the ciaB gene encoding invasion protein CiaB, with amino-acid sequence MNDFKRLNELTKEQKNKLNAIYKNLDDDIINEAVKICGLAGTPSQKLALTRRIVDLKVDPLQNELKKLKLGEDEQKRVLNLMYVYVRNLYENLHAKLLEKAKEEEILDQFNQAFVQAMHELGLSLNAWQISWQDKIIDTTNKEFEAKFKDLIQANGFITKNALFQCDASGARADRTYGAVCKDGEKFSFLPYALAFKDEVSELKKVFAKNLEILRNLAQNDEQKSYIKYLEKLQNAFCEEDNAKVINAWQEAEIAWMDVKGPLQPGHPLEYYEDAYTHAVALEWDIRLVDSEGIDELKFKEKITKTYKSVCEKIKFDNAETNKAVSENIARTQLYISVPMIYYGAELNGLFSAQVVPNDESVSAKCGKKIFAFVNHVYEGAKAKPFMKLGAEIFSKEFLDFGREILFLKPKIWKKVYEISTIGHEFGHILFIGLDTEMSMNKSGVFKFIEEYKATTGGLVNFFLHEEAEYKMAVFHELIARAVGLIAWRKVDEVRAYYCEGLIHLSLLFRAGVLKFDGKLSVDMSEQAYAKFKEICLQNYYDLAQTYAKKDDASTFLEKFCQKDEQSYLPKDEETRKFVEHFYARYEAIGNDVDDSGEWQRWQSLAKKAEKDR; translated from the coding sequence ATGAACGATTTTAAAAGATTAAATGAGCTTACAAAAGAGCAAAAAAATAAGTTAAATGCTATTTATAAAAATTTAGACGATGATATCATAAACGAGGCTGTTAAAATTTGTGGCCTTGCTGGCACACCAAGTCAGAAACTAGCCCTTACAAGAAGGATAGTAGATCTTAAAGTTGATCCGCTTCAAAATGAGCTAAAAAAGCTAAAATTAGGCGAAGATGAGCAAAAACGAGTACTAAATTTAATGTATGTCTACGTTAGAAATTTATATGAAAATCTGCACGCCAAGCTTTTAGAAAAGGCCAAAGAAGAGGAAATTTTAGATCAGTTTAATCAAGCTTTTGTGCAGGCTATGCACGAGCTTGGTCTAAGCCTAAATGCGTGGCAAATTTCATGGCAAGATAAGATAATAGACACTACAAACAAAGAGTTTGAGGCTAAATTTAAAGATTTAATCCAGGCAAATGGGTTTATCACTAAAAACGCTTTATTTCAGTGCGACGCTAGTGGCGCTAGGGCTGATAGAACGTATGGCGCAGTTTGCAAAGATGGCGAGAAATTTAGCTTTTTGCCTTACGCGCTTGCCTTTAAAGATGAGGTTAGTGAGCTTAAAAAAGTCTTTGCAAAAAATCTTGAAATTTTAAGAAATTTAGCCCAAAATGACGAGCAAAAATCCTACATAAAATACCTTGAAAAGCTGCAAAACGCCTTTTGTGAAGAGGACAATGCAAAGGTGATAAATGCATGGCAAGAGGCCGAGATAGCGTGGATGGATGTCAAAGGTCCGCTTCAGCCGGGCCATCCACTAGAGTACTATGAAGATGCCTATACACATGCAGTTGCGCTAGAGTGGGATATCAGGCTTGTTGATAGCGAGGGCATTGATGAGCTTAAATTTAAAGAAAAAATAACAAAAACTTATAAGAGCGTTTGCGAAAAGATCAAGTTTGATAATGCTGAAACAAACAAGGCAGTTAGCGAAAATATCGCTAGAACGCAGCTTTATATAAGTGTGCCAATGATCTATTATGGTGCTGAGCTAAACGGGCTTTTTAGCGCTCAAGTCGTGCCAAATGATGAGAGTGTGAGTGCAAAATGTGGTAAGAAAATTTTTGCCTTTGTAAATCATGTCTATGAGGGAGCAAAGGCAAAGCCTTTTATGAAGCTTGGGGCTGAAATTTTTAGCAAGGAATTTTTGGATTTTGGTAGGGAAATTTTATTTTTAAAGCCAAAAATTTGGAAAAAAGTATATGAAATCTCAACCATTGGCCATGAGTTTGGGCACATTTTATTTATCGGACTTGATACTGAGATGAGTATGAATAAAAGCGGTGTTTTCAAATTTATCGAAGAGTACAAGGCGACGACCGGCGGGCTAGTAAATTTTTTCTTGCATGAAGAGGCGGAGTATAAAATGGCCGTCTTTCATGAGCTAATAGCCCGTGCTGTTGGGCTTATCGCGTGGCGAAAGGTCGATGAGGTGAGGGCATATTACTGCGAGGGACTCATACATCTTAGCCTACTTTTTAGGGCTGGTGTGCTTAAATTTGACGGCAAGCTAAGCGTAGATATGAGCGAGCAAGCTTACGCTAAATTTAAAGAAATTTGCCTGCAAAACTACTACGATCTAGCGCAAACATATGCTAAAAAAGATGATGCGAGCACATTTTTAGAGAAATTTTGCCAAAAAGATGAGCAGAGCTATCTGCCGAAAGATGAAGAGACTAGAAAATTTGTTGAGCATTTTTACGCTAGATACGAAGCTATCGGCAACGATGTCGATGATAGTGGTGAGTGGCAAAGATGGCAAAGTTTAGCCAAAAAGGCAGAGAAAGATAGATAA
- a CDS encoding acyl-CoA thioesterase, with translation MDILKDFGEPRIKQVMLPKDTNSAGNIFGGWIMSQIDLAGAQAAREISPERVVTISMKEIIFKQPVFVGDVLSCYAKIISVGKTSITTQIEVTALRLNDGGFRETIHVTSATATYVSVTKDGLKKPIDEKLKQLHGF, from the coding sequence ATGGATATTTTAAAGGATTTTGGTGAGCCACGTATCAAACAAGTTATGTTGCCAAAGGACACAAACTCGGCTGGAAATATTTTTGGTGGCTGGATAATGAGTCAGATCGACCTTGCAGGTGCACAAGCTGCAAGAGAAATTTCTCCCGAGCGCGTTGTGACGATTTCTATGAAAGAGATCATTTTCAAGCAACCTGTCTTTGTTGGCGATGTGCTAAGCTGCTACGCTAAAATCATCTCTGTTGGTAAAACCTCAATAACAACGCAAATAGAAGTAACCGCTCTTAGGCTAAATGACGGTGGCTTTAGAGAAACTATACACGTTACTAGCGCTACAGCAACTTACGTAAGCGTAACAAAAGATGGACTTAAAAAGCCAATCGATGAGAAGTTAAAACAGCTTCATGGATTTTAA